Genomic window (Cyanobacteriota bacterium):
GGTGGCAACTGTTGTCCCCATTTTAATCACTGCAATCTGCTCAGCTGGCAGCGGTGCCTCACTAGTTAATCCCAAGATTTCTCGAATGCCTTGAACAGCAGCATCCTGATAGTGCTCTGGGTTGTCTGACAACAGCTTGTGAATAACGAGGTGACCTGTAGGAGAGCGAGCCACGATGTCAGTAAACGTGCCACCCCGATCGATCCAAAATTCCCACCCTTGTCTAGGGTTCGACAGTTGGCCCATGACCTGCTTTACGACATCACCAAGTTATCCACACTATTAGTAGATTGTAGCTGGCGAATTCGATCAGTAATTGGCTCGGGAATTGGCAGTTCTACCGTGTTAAACATGTCCCTTAACCGATAAGCCCAATCATGACGCAAACAACACTCGTGATAATTTCGATAGGACGTTGTTTCAAGCAAATGCCGATTATCTAATAACGCTTCCACAAACGGTACGACATCATTCAAATTGTCTGGTATTTCGAGGGTGCTATTTTCCCAGTCCATCAACGGGGCCACCTCACGATCGCGGGGTGCTTTCCCCACCAGTACACAACCATGTAACCACCCTTCTAACCATCGGAACAATAGAGGAGAAGCGCCCTGAAACCGAGGTGATTTGCTAGCTTCAAAGCACAAGCTAATCTTTGTATGGCTCAACAACCTAGAATGCAAGGCCAGATGCTCTGTTACAGATTCAACCTCTCCCCCAGAAAAGGTTGAATGCAAATAGATACGCTCCAGTTGGGGAGACTGGTTGTAGTGAGCTTGCAATACACGATGTACGCTCGGCTCAAAGCGCCCGTAACCAAAAATATCAATTGGGCGATGGCCACGATTGTAATGAACCTGACACGTGTCAATGCCTAGAGGTATCACACCAATCTCAAATGAAAGATTTGTTACCGAATGATCAAAGAAACCTGTTGAAATGACAAACACATAGTCTAGCAATGATGCCACTGAGCGATCGACATGGCTAGCAAAGCTCATATCAAGCAAATAGGCAATCTTGAGGTCAAATTGGTCTAAAACAGCCTCCAATGTGTGAATTGACAGCAAAAAGTCTGGTGTCATCCCTAAAATCAGCAATACATTAGGGTCATCACGGTTAGGAATCTTTTCAATGGCTGGAGGTACTGAGAGTTCATACCAAGATTTAAAGATTCGGTGTCTGTAGCGCCGCAAAAATGCTAGCCCTTTATCTGAAAACTTATAATGCTTGAATAGCTTCACATTGATGCTCTGATTTGGCAACGGATAGAGAAACGTGGGCTTTAGGGTCGATCGTAAAAAGTGTTCAAAATCATGAATCACTGAAAAACCAACATGGCGATTACTAGGGTGAATTTGTGAGAGAACAACTAAATTCATGATTCTATACGTGCAAAACTTTGTAAAAGAATAGGTAGCAATAAAGAAGTAATGATTTAAGTGGGAGTCAAGGCGGGCTAGCTTCCCCTTGCAGGCACACCCCTAGTACCCCCTTCCCAGCAAATCATTACTTTATTGCCATTAGCATTCCTAGATTAAGCAGGCCGTTGGCCCATAGCTACAAACGTCAGTTCACAGCTACAGATATGAATGCTCCTAGTAGCCGGGGAACATCAGTGCACAACGAAATTCCCCAAGCTAACTTCACGACGTACAACTATACAGACATATGACCACACGACTATGCAAGTACGACCATATGGACATTACGGAACAAGAATTTCAGACTAGTTTAAATGCCGCCCTCTTGAGTTCAGAGCACACTCCTCGATTACTAATCTGGCAGCCCTCAGCATAGGTTCACACGAGAACACTGCCTCAAAAACTCGATATACAAAGTCAAAAATGTTGACCATCGTCACCAACCCGTACAAAGGCTATCCACTAGCTACCAGACATTACTTTTCAACTACAAATCCACGAGCTTGTAAAACTGCGCAAATTTGTAGAACCATAAGTTGATGAGCCTTGCAAGACGTATGTATAAACTATCAGACATTCGGTTAGTTGTAAATACGGGTTTTTAATGAAAATTTAAACTATTAGCAGTAGGGGGATTCAACATCTTCACAGCTAGCCATAGAGTAAAACTTATGGAGTAACGTTCTATCCAGGATGCTGTGTTAGCACCAATCCATAGTTATTAGGTGGGTAACACTATGCAGTGTAATTCTCTGCTACTGATTAGCAATCCGTGTTGACCCATTAACATTAGCTCGATTGCGCTAACATGCTGACCGTTTGGACTAGCCCAGCAGTGGTTAGTAGTGGTTCAACACCTGTACTATATACTTCATATCCTCAAGTGCATGAGCACAACGTTTCT
Coding sequences:
- a CDS encoding hydantoinase/oxoprolinase family protein, whose amino-acid sequence is MGQLSNPRQGWEFWIDRGGTFTDIVARSPTGHLVIHKLLSDNPEHYQDAAVQGIREILGLTSEAPLPAEQIAVIKMGTTVAT
- a CDS encoding glycosyltransferase; this translates as MNLVVLSQIHPSNRHVGFSVIHDFEHFLRSTLKPTFLYPLPNQSINVKLFKHYKFSDKGLAFLRRYRHRIFKSWYELSVPPAIEKIPNRDDPNVLLILGMTPDFLLSIHTLEAVLDQFDLKIAYLLDMSFASHVDRSVASLLDYVFVISTGFFDHSVTNLSFEIGVIPLGIDTCQVHYNRGHRPIDIFGYGRFEPSVHRVLQAHYNQSPQLERIYLHSTFSGGEVESVTEHLALHSRLLSHTKISLCFEASKSPRFQGASPLLFRWLEGWLHGCVLVGKAPRDREVAPLMDWENSTLEIPDNLNDVVPFVEALLDNRHLLETTSYRNYHECCLRHDWAYRLRDMFNTVELPIPEPITDRIRQLQSTNSVDNLVMS